A genomic region of Papaver somniferum cultivar HN1 chromosome 7, ASM357369v1, whole genome shotgun sequence contains the following coding sequences:
- the LOC113294699 gene encoding uncharacterized protein LOC113294699: MSKLTTKFETHETNVKTLTGSLEKKLETIEKRLVFQGDYVNKLLKHTGLEKEDIPDLVDDTDRQTKTKGYIHKNFATVTINSDDEDKNEDVQEQQWIEERRLKSNTNPYGNLPEYKLKADVPNFNGGLHIEDLLDWLYEVESFFIFMEVPDSSKVKLVAYKLKGGAAAWWETLCDNRRKYHKPPIRTWKRMLDLLRAKFLPQDYKQQLFLKLQNCRQGARLVKEYVAELYALIARNRLNETEEHLVACIIDGLNNLIQQGMTQYVFTMVEAIQQAIKIERRVLNSSRQTTPRKARYQHFYKAARPSNSYYGNQGERGSTMVVDPQEFSFGSQQQPQHQPKPTSVGFSNRMQNQFPPPNKPTNIYSKFRGDKCNQPGHSSSDCRRFNGFIGDNQVHTESKDVKVFDDDEGDEDENIELHKTYGEHFVGMIRTLMLTEPCYSQRHNIFKTKCFIGGKFCDMIIDSGSVDNYIASVVVEKMGLPTTPHPTPYFVGWVNSSSTQRITHQCVIKFSFVGYEESVLCDVIDMTATHLLLGRPWQYDVRAVHNYFDNTYTFYKDVKE, from the exons ATGTCTAAACTTACTACCAAATTTGAAACCCATGAAACAAACGTCAAGACTCTTACTGGTAGTTTGGAAAAGAAGCTTGAAACTATAGAAAAGAGGTTAGTTTTCCAAGGAGATTATGTAAACAAATTATTGAAACACACTGGTTTAGAAAAGGAAGACATACCTGATTTAGTCGATGATACAGATAGACAAACGAAAACAAAAG GTTATATTCACAAAAACTTTGCAACAGTAACTATCAACAGTGATGACGAAGACAAAAACGAAGATGTCCAAGAACAACAATGGATAGAAGAAAGACGATTAAAGTCTAATACGAATCCTTATGGAAACCTTCCAGAATATAAATTAAAGGCTGATGTACCTAACTTTAATGGTGGGTTACATATTGAGGATTTGTTGGATTGGTTATATGAAGTAGaatcgtttttcatttttatggaAGTCCCTGATTCTTCTAAGGTGAAACTGGTAGCATATAAACTTAAAggtggagctgcagcttggtgggaaaCTCTCTGTGATAATCGACGTAAGTATCACAAACCTCCTATACGAACTTGGAAGAGAATGCTAGACTTATTAAGAGCTAAGTTTTTACCACAAGATTATAAACAACAGTTGTTTCTCAAACTTCAAAACTGTCGACAAGGAGCTAGACTAGTAAAAGAATATGTAGCTGAATTATATGCATTAATTGCTCGcaacagattgaatgaaactgaagaACATTTGGTTGCATGTATTATAGATGGATTGAACAACCTAATTCAACAGGGAATGACACAATACGTATTTACAATGGTTGAAGCTATTCAACAAGCTATTAAGATTGAAAGGCGTGTACTAAATTCTTCTAGACAAACAACTCCACGAAAAGCTCGttatcaacatttttataaagctGCCAGACCATCAAATTCTTATTATGGTAACCAGGGTGaaaggggatcaacaatggttgttgatccacAAGAATTCAGTTTTGGTTCACAACAACAACCA CAACATCAACCTAAACCAACAAGTGTCGGATTTTCTAATAGGATGCAGAATCAGTTTCCTCCTCCAAATAAGCCAACTAATATTTATTCGAAATTTCGTGGAGATAAATGCAATCAACCTGGTCATTCTTCCTCTGATTGTCGTCGATTTAATGGTTTCATTGGAGATAATCAAGTACATACTGAATCAAAGGATGTTAaagtttttgatgatgatgaaggtgacgaagatgaaaatattgaattaCATAAGACTTATGGTGAACACTTTGTTGGAATGATTCGAACACTCATGCTTACTGAACCATGTTATTCTCAAAGACATAATATTTTCAAAACCAAGTGCTTTATTGGTGGAAAATTTTGTGATATGATCATTGACAGTGGCAGTGTCGACAATTACATTGCATCTGTTGTTGTAGAGAAAATGGGATTACCAACTACACCACATCCTACTCCTTATTTTGTAGGTTGGGTGAATAGTTCCTCTACACAAAGAATTACTCATCAGTGTGttattaagttttcttttgtTGGATATGAAGAATCTGTGCTATGTGATGTTATCGATATGACTGCAACACATCTCCTACTTGGAAGACCATGGCAGTATGACGTTAGAGCAGTTCATAACTATTTTGATAATACTTATACCTTTTATAAAGATGTAAAAGAGTGA